TGGCGGTGCTGGCCGTGATCAGCAGTCACCTGCCGGTGGCCCTGCGCACGTTCCTGCTGACCCTGGCCGTGGTCGACGACCTCCTGGCCATCGTCATCATCGCCGTTTTCTTCACCTCCGACCTGAGCCTCGTACCGCTGCTGCTCGCCGCGCTCACCCTCGGCGCCTTCACCGTCCTGGTCCAGCGCCGCGTGCGTTCCTGGTGGCTCCTGCTGCCGCTGGCCGTGATCACCTGGGCCCTGGTGCACGCTTCCGGTATCCACGCCACGGTCGCCGGGGTCCTGCTCGGGTTCGCCGTGCCGGTCATCCGCAGCCAGGCCGCGGGTGGCCCCGACGCCGGCCCGGGACTGGCCGAGCACTTCGAGCACCGGTTCCGGCCGATCTCGACCGGGTTCGCGGTGCCGGTCTTCGCCTTCTTCTCCGCCGGTGTCGCCGTGGGTGGCCTCAGCGGTCTCGGCGATGCGCTGCGTGACCCGATCGCCCTCGGGATCATCGCCGGGCTGGTCGGCGGCAAGACCATCGGCATCTTCACCGCGACCTTCGCCATGTCCCGTTTCACCAACGCGAAGCTCGACGAAAGCCTCAGCTGGATCGACGTCTTCGGCCTGGCCCTGCTGGCCGGGATCGGGTTCACCGTGTCCCTGCTGATCGGCGAGCTGGCCTTCGGGGCCGGAAGCCTGCGGGACGAGCACGTCAAGGTCGGCGTGCTCGCCGGCAGTCTGCTCGCGGCGGTGCTGGCCACCGTCGTGCTGCGGCTGCGCAACCGCACGTACCGTCGTCTGCACGAGGCCGAGAGCGCCGACCGCGACGGTGACGGGATTCCCGACGTCTACCAGGGAGATCCCACGGGATGATCCGTGCCTACGAACCGTAGGTGCTCGGCTGCCCAGCTGAT
This window of the Kineosporia sp. NBRC 101731 genome carries:
- the nhaA gene encoding Na+/H+ antiporter NhaA — protein: MSSPRSGPRLFGRGTWPESRRIADVLRKETVGGALLLVATVLALVWANSAWSGGYTSLRDTTVGPHSLHLDLTLGQWAADGLLAIFFFVAGLELKREFVAGDLRDPRRAALPVTAAIGGMIAPAVIFVLVNRGTGDGALQGWAIPTATDIAFALAVLAVISSHLPVALRTFLLTLAVVDDLLAIVIIAVFFTSDLSLVPLLLAALTLGAFTVLVQRRVRSWWLLLPLAVITWALVHASGIHATVAGVLLGFAVPVIRSQAAGGPDAGPGLAEHFEHRFRPISTGFAVPVFAFFSAGVAVGGLSGLGDALRDPIALGIIAGLVGGKTIGIFTATFAMSRFTNAKLDESLSWIDVFGLALLAGIGFTVSLLIGELAFGAGSLRDEHVKVGVLAGSLLAAVLATVVLRLRNRTYRRLHEAESADRDGDGIPDVYQGDPTG